Part of the Dehalobacter sp. 12DCB1 genome is shown below.
ATGACCATAGATCATCCTTTGTTCGGTCGTACTCAGGAATAGCTTTTCTCTGGCCCGAGTAATCGTGACATAACACAGCCGACGTTCCTCTTCGAGCAGATACGTCTCCAAAAGGCTTCTGCTACTTGGGAAAATCCCGTCTTCCATTCCGACCGCAAACACGACCGGGAATTCCAATCCTTTGGCACTGTGCATGGTCATCAGCTTCACGGCATCTTCCTCTTCATCAAAACTGTCGATTTCCGCGACCAGCGAAACCTGTTCTAGGAATCCTCCCAGAATAAGCATATTCTGGTCAGCCTCCAGATCAGGATCTTCGAGGTAATCTTGAAGGTTATTATCGTACTCGGCTGTTACGGATAAAAATTCATTGAGGTTCTCTATCCGAGCTTCAGCCTCCACGGTATTCTCCGCTCTAAGTGAGGCCATGTATCCTGTATCTCTTATGATCTTCTCCGTCAGCTGAGTCAGTGGCACACCCTTTTGAGCTTCCTGCCTTAAAGACATCATCAGTTCATAGAAGTTCGTAAGTGTGCCGACGCCTTTGGTCTGGAGACCGGGAATATACGCTGCCTCAGTCAGCGCATCCAAAATCGGCAGGCCCTGTTCCTCAGCGTACTCCAGTATTTTATCCAGACTGCTTTTTCCAATACCTCTTTTGGGCACATTAATGACCCTGGCAAAACTGACGCGGTCGGCCGGATTGTTCAGCAGCCGCAAATAAGCCAGGATATCCTTGATTTCGAGCCGTTCATAGAACTTAACCCCGGAATATATCCTGTAGGGTATGCTTTCCTTCATGAGGTGTTCTTCCAGCACCCTGGACTGGGCATTCGTACGGTACAGTATCGCAAAATCGTTATACGGTCTGCCTTCTGTATCAGCCAGATCACGAATTTTTCCGGTCACAAAGCGGGCTTCGTCATGCTCATCTGTTGCTTTAAAGAGAACAATTTCCTCTCCTTCTGTATTTTCTGTCCAGAGGGATTTCCCTTTGCGGTTATCATTATTACTGACGACTTCGTTAGCAGCCCGCAGTATCTTCTGAGTCGAACGGTAATTCTGCTCCAGCTTCAATACTTTGGCTTCCGGGTAGTCTCTTTCAAAATCCAGGATATTTTGGATATCGGCACCTCTCCAGCCGTAGACGGACTGATCGTCGTCCCCGACGACGCAAAGGTTACGGTAGCACGCGGCCAGCTGCTTGATCAGAATATACTGGGCATGATTGGTATCCTGGTACTCATCGACGAGGATGTAGCGGAATTTCTCCTGATAGTAGCTTAGGACATTCGGGTTTTCCCTGAATATTTTCACTGTCAGCATGATGATGTCATCAAAATCCAGGGCATTATTGCCGGAAAGCTTTCTCTGGTATAGGCGGTAGGCCTCAGCCGCTTTTTCGGTAAAGAAATCTCTGGCCTCCGCAGCAAAAGCATCAGGCCCTAAAAGCTTGTTTTTAGCATCACTGATCGTCGCCAAAACAGCCCGCGGCGCAAACTTCTTATCATCAAGATTTAGTTCTTTGAGACACTCCTTGAGTACTGTCAGCTGATCCCCGGAATCATAGATCACAAAGCTCCGGGAATATTCCGGCAGGATATTGATTTCCCGCCTTAAGATCCGCACGCAGGTAGAATGAAAGGTCGCTACCCAGAGTCCCTCGCCCTCACTGCCTACCAGCGCAAGAACACGGTCTCTCATCTCTTTAGCAGCCTTATTCGTAAACGTGATCGCAAGAATGTTCCAGGGATTAACGCCTTTGGCTACCAGATGAGCGATCCTGTAAGTCAATACTCTTGTCTTGCCTGAACCGGCCCCGGCTAAAATAAGAAGAGGACCCTCTCCGCTTTCAACTGCTTCCCGTTGGACAGGGTTCAGGTCCTTAAGATAATACATTGATAAGATCACCTTTCTGTCATTTCCAAATTAAAATCTTCAAATATAAACGTTTATGGCCAACACAAAAACATTATCCTTATTTTACCACATAAGAAGTAAAAGGAGAACGGGTGTTCGAGAAAAATAATTAGATTAATTATAAGAGATTAATCGCAATATCCTTTATTTTTCAATTTGCTGAGATGCGATGTCAGAACCTCATTGAGATCAATCCCGTAATGCTCTTCCAGAACGAACATCATGGTGACCGCAGTCTGAGCAACATCCATCAGCTCCTTGGCGACCATCTGCATCGCTTCTGCCTCTTCCACCCGCAGCGCCTCTCCGTTTAAGCCACGGAATTTTCCGATCGCCTGAGCAAGTTCTCCAGATTCTTCCATGATCTTTAACGCAGTACTTTCGAGGGAAGGGCTCAGCCTGTTCAAACGCGGCAATGTGATGGTCTTCATTACTTTTTCGTTCATGCTTTTTCTCCCTTAGCAGGCATTACGACATCTTCACTTTGAACAAATGTATTGCAGGCTGTGCAAGAATAGCTGATGGTTTTGATCTTCACTGTACGGTCCCCGTTTTTTTCTTCTCTTACTGTTTCAGTCAATGCCATTGGCTGCAAGAGTTGACATCTTGGACAATATTGATGATCCATTTAACTCATCCCCCATCAACAGGATAATACCCAGTATTCTAAGCATCCTTGTGAAATATAAATTTATTTTCTTCTTGAATTGAGCTCTTCGGCAATCTCAGATAAAGGTACGTTTCTGTCTTCCAGCATGACAAGCAGGTGGTACAGCAGATCGGAAGCTTCATAGCGGATCTCACTGAGTGAATTGTTTTTAGCGGCAATGATGACTTCCGCACATTCCTCACCGATTTTTTTCAAGATTTTGTCGATCCCTTTGGCAAAGAGATAGGTCGTATAGGCACCTTCCGGCCTCTCGATATTTCTCTGCTTGATGACTTCGGCGAGCATTTCCAAAGTTCTACCCAGAG
Proteins encoded:
- the pcrA gene encoding DNA helicase PcrA translates to MYYLKDLNPVQREAVESGEGPLLILAGAGSGKTRVLTYRIAHLVAKGVNPWNILAITFTNKAAKEMRDRVLALVGSEGEGLWVATFHSTCVRILRREINILPEYSRSFVIYDSGDQLTVLKECLKELNLDDKKFAPRAVLATISDAKNKLLGPDAFAAEARDFFTEKAAEAYRLYQRKLSGNNALDFDDIIMLTVKIFRENPNVLSYYQEKFRYILVDEYQDTNHAQYILIKQLAACYRNLCVVGDDDQSVYGWRGADIQNILDFERDYPEAKVLKLEQNYRSTQKILRAANEVVSNNDNRKGKSLWTENTEGEEIVLFKATDEHDEARFVTGKIRDLADTEGRPYNDFAILYRTNAQSRVLEEHLMKESIPYRIYSGVKFYERLEIKDILAYLRLLNNPADRVSFARVINVPKRGIGKSSLDKILEYAEEQGLPILDALTEAAYIPGLQTKGVGTLTNFYELMMSLRQEAQKGVPLTQLTEKIIRDTGYMASLRAENTVEAEARIENLNEFLSVTAEYDNNLQDYLEDPDLEADQNMLILGGFLEQVSLVAEIDSFDEEEDAVKLMTMHSAKGLEFPVVFAVGMEDGIFPSSRSLLETYLLEEERRLCYVTITRAREKLFLSTTEQRMIYGHIQSSVPSRFLKEIPEELLKEEISRREILGRGFGSSSQTRNYAGGDTAYASGNSFTGCKSWKDSGSSVVSSDPGSFLVGDKVEHPKFGHGIVMSVKGEGNSAEITVVFSGVVKKLIAEYARLSKI
- a CDS encoding MazG-like family protein, whose product is MNEKVMKTITLPRLNRLSPSLESTALKIMEESGELAQAIGKFRGLNGEALRVEEAEAMQMVAKELMDVAQTAVTMMFVLEEHYGIDLNEVLTSHLSKLKNKGYCD